A region of the Ferrimicrobium sp. genome:
TCACCGGTGAGCTCAATCACCCTTGAAGCGTGAATGATACGATCCATGATGGCATCGGCGGCGGTAGCGTCTTCCATGAGGGCATGGAACTTGGCCACCGGGAACTGAGAGAGAAAGATCGTCGAGCGCAGATCCACTCTAGCATCGATGATCTCTAAGAGTTCGCGAGAGCTCGACACCGAAACCGGGGAGAGTCCAAAGTCGTCGAGGATGAGCAGATCGAGTCGGCGGAGGTTTACCATCAGATTCCGGTAGCTTCCGTCGGCTCTAGCGAGGGTGAGGCGCTCGATGAGATCAGAGGTGCGTACATAGCGCACCGAGTACTCACGCCGTATCGCCTCCATCCCAAGCGCGCAGCCAAGGTAGGTCTTACCAACCCCAGTAGGCCCGGTGATGATGAGGCCATGTGCTCGGTCCATGAATGAGAGGGAAACCAGGTGTGCAAAGGTCTCCCGTGAGATTCCACGATTGGTCTCAAAGGAGAACTCCTCCTTATAGGCCACGACCCGCAGGGTGGCCTCGCGGAGCTTGCGGGCCACTCGGCGGTTGTGACGCATTGCGATCTCCTTGTCGAGGATGAGATCGAGCCGGTCGATGAAGTTCATGGACTCAATGGTCGCGTCGGTGAGCTGGCGCTCGTACTCGGCTCTTGCATCGGGGAGCCATAGGGCGCGAAAGTGTTCTAGGTTTGCCAGATGACTCGACATGGTTCTTAGGCGTCCCTTTGGGTATTGGTGAACTCGTCGTGGTGACGGAGGTTGTCATGGATGGGTGAAACCGGTGGCTGGGGTTGGTCTCCGGTGAGATAGACCTTGGTATCAAGGATGGAAACGATCGAGGCTAGGCTCGTTGTGTTGTTGGCCAGTGCCCAGTGACAGGCGGCCTCTAGTTCATCCGCCCCGTAAACATGGGCCAGATCAACGAGACGGGTCAACAAGCGACGCTTGGCCTCACTGACGGGTGGCTCACCAACCAATAGGTCCCCAAGTGCCCCAACACTTGGCCCAATGGCTACGAGCCTGGCGGTGATGGTCTCGATTGAGAGTGAGTCAAGATAGGCCGCGTGCTTTGGGTGCAGGTGGGCCACATCGGTTGTGACCTCACCTTTTTGATAGCTCCGCTGGTGAGACCCGACCCGTTGACCAGCATGAAAGATCTCTACGAGCCCCTCGGTGATGCGGACCTCAACGGTCTTAGCCACAAGCACATAGGGCACCGAGTAGGAGACCTCGCCGATGGTGAGGTGATAGTTGGGAGGGACCTTCAGGCTCAACCAGCGCCCATAGCTAAAGGGCTCTGTGGGAAGGGGACGAAGGTATGGGCGCTCTGTTTGGAAGCGTTCAGTTCTTGACCCGGTCATCTTGGTAAAGGGACGGTTATTCAGTTCATCGACTCCCTTGGCAATCGCCTTGTTGAGCTCGTCCAAGGAGGTGAAGTGCTCATCACGAAGGGGGGCCAGGACCCAGTTTTGCACCGCTCGGACCCGCTCTTCGACCTTGGCCTTATCCCGGGGTCGACGCACCCTGGTGGGGTCAACCCAGAGACGGTAGTAGCTAGCTAACTCAACAATGGCCCGAGAGAGCCGGATGACCCGCTTGGTGTGAGAGATGACGCCTGCTTTGAGGTTGTCTGGCACGAGGGTGGCCACCACGCCACCAAAGAAGCTCAATGCACGCGCGATCCCGTCGACTGCGTACTCTCGCTGAAACTTGCCACCCATTCTCGCTGAAGTTTGCCCCCCTCGAGGGTGCGAGACGGGGTCAGGAACAATGGATGCAAAGAGGCTGTGGCATCCTTGGTGTGATTGTGTTGTACATCAATGACATCAAGGATGCCACATGCCCAATAGGAGGGTGCTCAAGTGGGTAGGTGTTAGGATTGAGCGATGACCACGAGTGGGTCGTTGTAGTGATGGATGAGGACTGGTGTGGGTGTCGGTGGGTGATGAGCGCTGTTGGTCTCCACGAGCAGAAGCCGGCCCGACCAACGGGACCCTCACGTTGCAAGAGCGCGCGAACGGAATGTTCTTTACCCCAGTGTCAATTGCTTGCGACCTGTTGACTTCGTTTCTCACAGACCATCATCTATCGGTCCGGCGTGTACTCGACCTTGCCGCCGGCTCTGGTTCGCTGTTAGTGGCTGCAGCACGTACCTTTGCTTCACCGCTGACGCTGGTTGGCGTGGAGATCGATGCCATGGTCGCCGCTCAGTGCCATGCGCGGCTCCAGTCAGAGGTAACTCCGAGCAATACAATTGATGTTATCCACGGCGATGGGCTGGGTCCTACGTTGAGCGCTCAACTGCGCTCTAAATATGACGGCTTCGACCTGGTGTTGGGCAACCCTCCGTTTCTTAGTCCACGCCTTCGGTCGCAACGTTTCGTGGGCGCCAACAGTGTGGAGTGGACAGCGCTGCGTCGCCAGTTTCCCACCTTGACCCGACCAACGACCGATCTTTCCACCTATTTTGTTGCGCAGGCATTTTCACACCTACGCCCTGGTGGAGTTTGTGGCATGATCGTACCGGTCTCATTTCTCTCCTCCGACGGCGCGTCCCGGGTCCGGGGTCTGATCGACGTTGAGGGTGAGGTGTTGCGGGTCGATCATCTGCCCAACGATAGCTTTGTGGCGTCGGTGAATACGGTCTGTGTTTGGATTCGACGTCACACGCCGAGGGGCGCGCGCGCCGAGCATGCGACGTCGAGCTGGGGCTCGTGGGTGGCTGAGTCGCCCGCGTTGGATCTGTCGCCTGGTCCCTTAGTTTGCGATGTAGCGAGGGTCACTGCTGGCTTTCGTGATGAGTTTTATCAGCTCTCTCGGGCGGTGCAAGAGGCCCAGGAGATTCCCGCGCCTGATAAGGTAGCGCCCCAAGGTGAGCCGTGGCATCGAGTCCTGACGGTTGGTCACCTCGGCTGGGGTCAGCCTCGATGGGGTGTGAAAACCGTCAAGATTGGTGGACGCCATTTTCTTAGGCCGGTCGTTGCACACGGAGCGCTCCAAGCGATGTCGGCCTCCCTTCGAGGGATGCTCGTTCCCAAGTTGGTAGTGGCGCCCCAAAAGAAGGTGGTGGCGCCATGGATGGACGTGCTGGGAGGCACGGTTCCGCTGACGCCGGTGGTGTCAGTGCTCGCCAACGATCGCCACGGACTTGAGCTCTCGCTGTTGGCGGCTGCCCTTGGCTCTCCAGTTGCCTCAGGTTTTGTCGAACAGCGATGCGCTGGTACGGCACTGAGCACATCGGCATTGAAATTTTCGGCTCGCGACCTAGGACAGGTCCCGCTTCCTCGAGATTGTAAGGCATGGGCGTTAGCGGCCAGTGTTTGGCCGCCCGTCGACCATGAGGATCTCTCTGTCTATCTCGATGCGATTCGTGCGGCTTATCAGATCGACGCAACCACCTGGTCCACCTTGTTGGCATGGTGGCTACCGAGGGTGGGGCTAACACTGTGACCATGTGCTCGCGACTCGGAGCGCGTGAACAAGGCCCCAAAACACCAACGAGACCCGCAAGGGTCTCGTTGGTGTCTGGGGGTTTGGGATGGGGTTGTTGGTAGTTTCCAACCTATGCGCGGTGGTTGTGAGTTAGCTGGTAGCCACGCTACGGCTTGCTGAGCGAGTACTTGGGGCGCCGTCAACTCCAACGGGTTGTAAGGGTGGAGGTGTTATCTGCTCGCGACTCGGAGCGCGTGAACAAGGCCCCAAAACACCAACGAGACCCTTGCGGGTCTCGTTGGTGTCTGGGGGTTTGGGATGGGGTTGTTGGTAGTTTCCAACCTATGCGCGGTGGTTGTGAGTTAGCTGGTACACGTGTGGTAGTTAACTGTGAAGGTTCTCAGTGCACGGCGAGCGCTGCTAGAGCACCCAGGAAGTGCTGACAGTCCGCATTGTATTTGATGACCCCACGATCATCGTAGCGAGTTGGCCCTTGGTTGATGACGACAACGGTGCTGGCGATCTCAAGGGCGTAGGCCACCAGGCGTGCCGCTGGATTAACCGAGAGGGTGCTGCCGATGACCAAGAGAGTGTCAGCCTGTGCGATGAGTGCTTTGGCGTGATCGATCTTCGACGGTGGGACGGGTTCGCCAAAGGTGACGGTATTCGATGTCAGGATGCCGTTGCATAGGCCAGTGGATGCCCTTGCTTGACAACGAGGGTCCAAGTCCCCATTGGCAACCCGCGATAGCGCTTGTGGCATCGGTTGTGTCTCACCACAGTTAAGGCAACGCGTCTCGTGGATGCATCCATGGAGTTCGATGAGCGGATAGGGAGTGAGGTCTTCGATGCGATGGAGGCCATCGACGTTTTGGGTGATGACTCCCAAAAGTTGTCCATTGCGAGCTATGGCATCAAGATGCCGGTGGCCAGGTGTCGGGGTCGCTCGATAGAGGGGGTTGGTGAGACGATCGCGCCAGATTTGACGTCGGAGGTTACTGTCGTCGCGATACTGGCTAACGCGCGAGAGCTTGGCGGCAGCGGGGTTCTTGGTCCAAACCCCCTCTGGACCCCGATAGTCTGGGATTCCGGCTGCGGTTGATAAACCGGCACCGGTGAAGGCGACCATCGTGGATCGCCGGAGTCTGCCAATAAGTTGCTCGAAGTCGGTCATCCGCTGATGGTTGGCCCGATCCTCGTAACCGTGATCTCAAGGAGCACCCGGCGCTCTTGGACCATCGCCTGGCGGTAGGCATCCCAGTCGTTGTGTTCACCGTTCGCTCGTCGGTAATAGTCGACGAGACGTTCCATCGCCTTAGGTAGCGAGTGGATCTGCGTCGTTCCGTCAACCTGGATCCACTCGCCGAAGAAGGCGTCGGGGAAGACACAGAGAAACGCCTGTGGGTTGTTGCGTAGGTTCTTGGTTTTCATCGCAGTTTCTCGGGAGGAGATACCGATCGATTGCGGTCCTAGTCGAACGGCCAAGACGGGTGAGAGTTGGACTGACCCGTCGCGTCTCAGTGTTGTCAGCACGGCGCGATGGTTGGTGTCGAGGAAGTCGAGAGAAGGATGATGCTTGGGCATAGGATCGAGCTTATTACTAGGTTGTGGGTTCACCCTCAACTGATTTGAGATCAACCTCAACTGATTTGAGATCAACCGTGTCGACGACCTCTTCAGCAACGGCCCCGACATCCGATCTTGTCGGTTTGTCGGCGACCTCTTCTGGTGGTGCCGCATTCTTGAAGAAGAAGTAGTAAGCAAAGGCGGAGATCGTTTGGATCACGCTGGCGATCTCAAATGGCAGTGAAAGACTAACATCGTCGAGGAGATAGCCGGTCAGGGTCGGTGACACGGCCATGACGATCTGGGAGGGAAGATTCGACAAAGCAGCGACCCTGGCCTGTTCTGAAGGGTCCGCCATTGCGAGTACATAGGACTGGCGTAGGGGTAGAGCCACCCGTTGGGCGAACATGCGAATGGTGTAGATGACTCCGGCGATGACAAATGTCGGGGAGAGGGCAAGTGGAATGAGGAGCAGTCCCTGTGCAATGCGCAACCATGAGGTAATCCGGACGGTGCCAAAGCGGGCAGCGACTCTCGGCGCTAACAGGCCAGACCCTAGGGTGATGATGTTGACGACAAGATAAAGCTCTCCGATGGTGACTTCGTTGGCGTGGTAACGAACAAAAAGCCAGTAGGTGATGAATGGGCCGAACATGCCGACCGCCGCGCCGTTGAGGGTGTTGGTCACCCACAGTCGATAGAGCAGCCAGCGGGATCGCTTTGGGAATGCGAAGACCTTCTCTTGCTGATGGGCGGTTGGGTGCGAAGCCTTGGCGGGGTGACTCGAAAGGAAGATCGCGATGATGCTGGCGATCAGTGCCGCCAGCGAGGCCAAGAGCATGCTGGGGCGAAAGACCGCCACCGCGGCTGCCCGCACGACGTGCTCGTGACCGGACAGCGCAGCGAGTCCAGTTCCGATGAGTGCACCAACGGTGGAGGCCAGCGAAATCATTGAAAATGCCGTATTGCGGTTAGCTGGGGTGATGGAGTTGACGATGAGTTGGGACTCGGCAGGCTGGTATGGGCCAACCATGCCAGCACCAGCACCAGCACCTCGCCCGAAGCTGGCGAGGGCGGCAAAGATGAACAGAATTGCAGTGTCGCTCGAGAATGCGTAGACGACGCCGGCGACGGCTACCATGGCCGGCACGATGATCATAAAGGACTTGGCCCCGACCTTGTTCGTGGCGAATCCAATGCCTGATGACATGCCTGCCGCGACGAGCGCAACAATGAGGTAGAGAATACCTAGCTCAACACCATTGAAGCCGAGGGTAGCAAGGTAGAGCGGGACCGCGATGCCGGCGATAGCGCGCGAGACGCTCATCGCAACGCGAGCAGTAAATATCAGCGAGAGATCCTTCGTCTGGAGCACCTCGAGCCAAGAACCTGAATTTGTCGTCTTCGTCAACGGAATACCCTATGATCCATATCATTACAAACTAGTTGTAATGTGCAAGTATTCCTGTCGATTTCAGGAAGGTGAAACTACTCGCTGATATCTGGCGAGAAGCCTTGCCGCAAGAGATTCTCTGAGATCACCTGCTGATCGGCGAATTGGATCAGATACGAAGGTCCACCCGCCTTGAAGCCAACACCGGAGTTGCCAAAGCCACCAAACGGATGGCGGCCAGGGATGGCGCCAGTGATGCCTCGGTTGACGTAGAAATTACCAGCTCTAGCGGCGTCAGCAACCCTGGCGATTGCCTTGGCTGAACGAGAGAACACGCCCTGGGTCAGGGCGTAGATCGTGTCGTTAGCTCGCCAGATGGCATCATCAAGGTCGTCGGCACGCTCGACCGTCAGCACCGGACCAAAGATCTCATCGCGATACAGTGACGACTGGCGATCGGGGTTGATGAAGATCGTTGGTGGGACGAAGTAGCCCTCAAGCTCTGGAGGTGTTCCTTGGTAGAGCAACTCAGACTGCTTCGTGCCTTCGGTGATCATGCCAGTGATTTTGGCCCGGGCTGCGTCGTCAACGACCGGCCCCATTTGTGTGGCTGGGTTCCGCGGATCGCCCACGATGAGGGTGCTGGTTGCGAGTGCAAGGCGATCGACGAAGGCGTCAAAGATCTGACGATGCACAATGACCCGCGAGCAGGCAGAGCACTTCTGGCCAGCGAAGCCAAAGGCGGAGTAGATGACGCCTGGGACCGCTTGGTCAAGATCGGCATCGGCATCGACGACGATGGCGTTCTTGCCACCCATCTCCGCGATCACACGTTTCAGTGATGTTTGCCCTGGAACCACGCGGCTGGCCGCTTCGATGATGTCGAGGCCAACGGCCCTTGAACCGGTAAAGGCGATGGTCGAGACGTGGGGGTGACGCACGAGTTTGGCGCCAACGGTCTCGCCTCGTCCAGTGACGAGACAGAGCGCGCCAGCGGGTAGCCCTGCGTGCTCGAAGGCGCGGGCGATGTAGCTCGCAGTGATCGGGGTTTGCTCCGCTGGCTTGAGAATGACCGAGTTGCCCATGGCGATGGCGGCAGCGGTCATCCCCATCGGTATCGCCAGTGGGAAGTTCCAGGGCGGAATCACCGCGGTGATTCCGCGACTGCGGTAGCGCAGCTGGTTGGTCTCTCCGGCGGGAGAATCCAGCCGCTCAGCCGCGAGGCGCTCGACCCAGATCGCGTAGTACTCTAGGAAGTCGATCGCCTCTCCGATATCGTTGTCAGCCTCCAGCCATGGTTTACCGGCTTCAAGGACTTCGACTGCGTTGATCTCCATGCGGTGACTGCGCAGGTAGGTCGCTGCTTTGCGGAGTACGCTTGCCCGCTCTGACGGTGACGCGGATCCCCACTTGGGTTGGGCTCGAAGCGCCGCGGCGATAGCGGCCTCGACCTGGTCCTCGGATGCCTCTTCGACGTTCGCTAAGACGGTCGTGAAGTGAGAGGGGTTCACCGAGGTACTCCATTGCCCGCTCTCGGGGATGGGCTGTCCGATCGAGAGTCGAAGCTGATTGGTGGCACTTAAGGTGGGTTCGACGCGTGCAATGGCTTCGAGCTGGAGTCGCATCTCGTGTTCGTGATGAAACTCAGATGTTGGTTCATGCGAGTAGCCATCGGGGTAGCTCTTGGGGGGCTGGGTCTCTCGGGTTAACGTAGGGGGAGCCACCAACTTTGCGACGGACTGCTTGCCGCCGAAGCGTGCGCGTACGAAGGATGAGTTCGAGGTATTTTCTAGCAGGCGCCGAACGAGATAGCTCATGCCCGGTAGGAGTTCTCCGACCGGTGTGTAGATGCGCACCGCTTGACCTTGGGCAAGGAGTGCCGATGACATCGGCTCGGCCATGCCGTAGAGCATCTGGATCTCATAGTCTGAGGGCGTAAGTCCTTTTGCCTGGGCATAGGCGATGACGTAGGACAGGGAGCGCAGATTGTGTGACCCGAAGGCAGGATGTACCCTGCGGTGGTTGTCGAGTAGCAGCCTGGTTGACTCCTCATAGCTGATGTCGCTCGCAGCCTTGTCGGTGAAGACCGGTGGCGTGTGTGACTCGGCAGAGGCTTGGGCGAATTCAGTGTCCCAATAGGCACCCTTTACCAGCCGAATCCAGAGCCGAGGATGATCGGACTCCTCTTGGCTGAGCATATTCAACAG
Encoded here:
- the istB gene encoding IS21-like element helper ATPase IstB, with the protein product MSSHLANLEHFRALWLPDARAEYERQLTDATIESMNFIDRLDLILDKEIAMRHNRRVARKLREATLRVVAYKEEFSFETNRGISRETFAHLVSLSFMDRAHGLIITGPTGVGKTYLGCALGMEAIRREYSVRYVRTSDLIERLTLARADGSYRNLMVNLRRLDLLILDDFGLSPVSVSSSRELLEIIDARVDLRSTIFLSQFPVAKFHALMEDATAADAIMDRIIHASRVIELTG
- a CDS encoding MFS transporter; its protein translation is MTKTTNSGSWLEVLQTKDLSLIFTARVAMSVSRAIAGIAVPLYLATLGFNGVELGILYLIVALVAAGMSSGIGFATNKVGAKSFMIIVPAMVAVAGVVYAFSSDTAILFIFAALASFGRGAGAGAGMVGPYQPAESQLIVNSITPANRNTAFSMISLASTVGALIGTGLAALSGHEHVVRAAAVAVFRPSMLLASLAALIASIIAIFLSSHPAKASHPTAHQQEKVFAFPKRSRWLLYRLWVTNTLNGAAVGMFGPFITYWLFVRYHANEVTIGELYLVVNIITLGSGLLAPRVAARFGTVRITSWLRIAQGLLLIPLALSPTFVIAGVIYTIRMFAQRVALPLRQSYVLAMADPSEQARVAALSNLPSQIVMAVSPTLTGYLLDDVSLSLPFEIASVIQTISAFAYYFFFKNAAPPEEVADKPTRSDVGAVAEEVVDTVDLKSVEVDLKSVEGEPTT
- a CDS encoding proline dehydrogenase family protein, whose amino-acid sequence is MSEELVPTASLEPQVLKIATAISAYDGPSGVYQLKGLASLVMKQALKDPVFRADLFRLVDVFPTLEGPEQITNHVREYLDPRAPKWMAASQSLASKIGLGRSVLTSLTRNNIVEMANQFILGTELDEIARKVGQMGQKGYLTTVDLLGEKIITYPESDRYVNRITAIHDRLVTSAPFLANNAKLIGPKISISVKPSALTPHYGPLQRDKAVDEVIERLTPLLKSAQDAGSLIFLDMEHYDTYELTLELFKRLVFDKSFADLQLGLVMQAYLRRHVTELKTLLNMLSQEESDHPRLWIRLVKGAYWDTEFAQASAESHTPPVFTDKAASDISYEESTRLLLDNHRRVHPAFGSHNLRSLSYVIAYAQAKGLTPSDYEIQMLYGMAEPMSSALLAQGQAVRIYTPVGELLPGMSYLVRRLLENTSNSSFVRARFGGKQSVAKLVAPPTLTRETQPPKSYPDGYSHEPTSEFHHEHEMRLQLEAIARVEPTLSATNQLRLSIGQPIPESGQWSTSVNPSHFTTVLANVEEASEDQVEAAIAAALRAQPKWGSASPSERASVLRKAATYLRSHRMEINAVEVLEAGKPWLEADNDIGEAIDFLEYYAIWVERLAAERLDSPAGETNQLRYRSRGITAVIPPWNFPLAIPMGMTAAAIAMGNSVILKPAEQTPITASYIARAFEHAGLPAGALCLVTGRGETVGAKLVRHPHVSTIAFTGSRAVGLDIIEAASRVVPGQTSLKRVIAEMGGKNAIVVDADADLDQAVPGVIYSAFGFAGQKCSACSRVIVHRQIFDAFVDRLALATSTLIVGDPRNPATQMGPVVDDAARAKITGMITEGTKQSELLYQGTPPELEGYFVPPTIFINPDRQSSLYRDEIFGPVLTVERADDLDDAIWRANDTIYALTQGVFSRSAKAIARVADAARAGNFYVNRGITGAIPGRHPFGGFGNSGVGFKAGGPSYLIQFADQQVISENLLRQGFSPDISE
- a CDS encoding PPOX class F420-dependent oxidoreductase; protein product: MPKHHPSLDFLDTNHRAVLTTLRRDGSVQLSPVLAVRLGPQSIGISSRETAMKTKNLRNNPQAFLCVFPDAFFGEWIQVDGTTQIHSLPKAMERLVDYYRRANGEHNDWDAYRQAMVQERRVLLEITVTRIGPTISG
- a CDS encoding N-6 DNA methylase, which codes for MSVGDERCWSPRAEAGPTNGTLTLQERANGMFFTPVSIACDLLTSFLTDHHLSVRRVLDLAAGSGSLLVAAARTFASPLTLVGVEIDAMVAAQCHARLQSEVTPSNTIDVIHGDGLGPTLSAQLRSKYDGFDLVLGNPPFLSPRLRSQRFVGANSVEWTALRRQFPTLTRPTTDLSTYFVAQAFSHLRPGGVCGMIVPVSFLSSDGASRVRGLIDVEGEVLRVDHLPNDSFVASVNTVCVWIRRHTPRGARAEHATSSWGSWVAESPALDLSPGPLVCDVARVTAGFRDEFYQLSRAVQEAQEIPAPDKVAPQGEPWHRVLTVGHLGWGQPRWGVKTVKIGGRHFLRPVVAHGALQAMSASLRGMLVPKLVVAPQKKVVAPWMDVLGGTVPLTPVVSVLANDRHGLELSLLAAALGSPVASGFVEQRCAGTALSTSALKFSARDLGQVPLPRDCKAWALAASVWPPVDHEDLSVYLDAIRAAYQIDATTWSTLLAWWLPRVGLTL
- a CDS encoding NAD-dependent deacetylase, which encodes MTDFEQLIGRLRRSTMVAFTGAGLSTAAGIPDYRGPEGVWTKNPAAAKLSRVSQYRDDSNLRRQIWRDRLTNPLYRATPTPGHRHLDAIARNGQLLGVITQNVDGLHRIEDLTPYPLIELHGCIHETRCLNCGETQPMPQALSRVANGDLDPRCQARASTGLCNGILTSNTVTFGEPVPPSKIDHAKALIAQADTLLVIGSTLSVNPAARLVAYALEIASTVVVINQGPTRYDDRGVIKYNADCQHFLGALAALAVH